DNA sequence from the Amycolatopsis sp. Hca4 genome:
GGCAAGCACGAGAGCGACCAGGACCTCCTCCCGTGGCTGAACATGGCCGACGTCATCGACTGGGGAATGACCCACCGGCCCTACCCGCCCATCGCCTCCGGCACCACCGGCGGCCCGGACCGGGAGAAGGTCGGAGGCTCTGGCGCCCGCAAGCCGATCTACGCGGAGAAGAACGCGGGCCGCTGGATTTCCAACGCGGCCGACGACGCCCGAATCTCGATAGAGGAGGCCGCGGTCCTCCAGCCCTTCCCGCCGAACTACCCCTGGCAGGGCTCAGGCACGAAGATCTTCCAGCAGATCGGCAACTCCGTCCCGCCCCGCCCGCGCCGTCCTGTCCGCCGTCATCCCGCGAACTGCGATGGCCCCTTCTCACGAAGCCGGTGAGCTGAGCCGGGTTGTGTCAATAACGTTACGGACCTGGGGTAACGGGCGGGCGGCCGGGCTCGACAACTGAAGGGTTCCCGTTCGAAAGGAGGGGTCGGCCATGACCGCTGTGCGCTTCTCATGCGGTGCCACGTCTGTCGAGGAACTGCGCGAACTGGAGAAGGATCTGATCGCGCTCGACGGCACGCAGGTCCGCGAGTCCGGGGTACCTGCCGGCGCGGCGCTGGCCGACGTCATCGTTGTCGCGATCATCACCACCGGGACTCCGGTGGTGGTCGAGGCGATCAAGAGCTTCGGCAAATGGCTGCGGTCCCGGCGGTCGCGTGGGAGCAGGGAATCCGACAAGCCGGTGCGCGTGCTGGTCGAGGGCCTGCGTGGGTCGTGCACGATCACCATCACGGCCGAGATCGACCAAGCGGAACTGGATCTCGCGCCGCTGGGCATGATCACGAACGTCCGCGAAGCGGGTTGACCGCGCCGGTGGACTACGACCCAGAGGCCCACTTCCGTTACATCCTCGGCAGCGAGCGCGGTTCGCTGAGCTACAGCACCGGAATCGTTCGGGTCCAAAGCCTCGAGACCACGGATTGGACGGGCGAGCCGGACTCGAACGATCTGACACTGCTGCACGAGATGGTGCACCAACTCCACGCGTTGACGACTCCCTTCCTCTTCGCCTACTGCGAGGACTACCGCCATCTGCTGTCGGAGTTCATCCGCTGGCTCCAGTCTGGCCGGCCCGACGAGTTCATCGGTCGGCTCCGGCGGGAGCTTGCCGTACTGGAACAGGCCATCGAGGACGAGTCGGGGGCCGATCCGATCGACGGGCTGGGGTTCTCCGCACGCCACCTGATCGAGGGCGCCGCCAGCGTCGAGCCACTCCGACCGCTCGCGAGTTCGGAGGGCGCGGTCGCCTGTCTCGAACGGCTCCGGTCCTGGGTCAACGAAGATCCTGTCTACCTCAGGGCAATCGACGCCCTGTGTCGCCTGCTCGGGCCGGAGCACGGGCTGCGCCTGTTCTCCACGCTGGTCTTCGCCGCTCTTCACTACGGGCGCCCCGGCGAGGCGTTCGCGACCATGCTGCGGCAACTGAACGAGGATCCGATCCGGTCACGCCAGATGAAGCCCGCCGATGTGCTCGAGTCGTTCCTGCCGTTCGACTCGCTGATTCTGCGCTTCGCCAACGGCCACAAGATGTCGCGAACACCGCAGTGGAACACCGCCGGCATGATGTTCGCCAGGTCCGGCCCGATCGCAGCCGCCCATCTCGTGGCGGCGAATCCGTCCAGCATGCTGTTCGGGTCCAACTACGGCTCGGCGCTGGGCGAGGACGCGGGCCGAGCGCTGACGCCACCCCTGACGATCGCGGAGGACGGGCGGATCAGGATTGCCGGTGTCCTCTTGGGACTACCGGAGAATGAGCAGCGGGAGGTGGTGCACATCCTGACAATCGCTGACGAGTTGACCGGGGTGATGGTGCGACTCGGCCAGCCCCACCGGCAGATCCGCAACGCGTGCACTCACCTGACGTGCCCGGAGCACAAGGGCCACCTGTGCTCGCTGGCCTATCCGCCGCCGAACAACGGCCACTGGTCGGACTGCGAGTTCCGGAAGCGGTTCCTCGAGTACGTGGGGATGAGCCTCGGCGACTTCGCGGACCGGTACGGGCTCGTCTAGGCCAGCCGCGCAGGTCGGCTAACGTGGCGGTGAGCAGGGCGGCGCCGTCGGCGATGGCGCGTTCGCTGAGCCTGCCGTAGCCGAAGAGCAGGCCGGGTCGGCCGACGGCCTCAACGACCCAGTCTCCGGGCTGAGCGATCTCTACTCCCATCGAGCATTCCGCAGAAGGTCACGGATGCACTCGTGCGCCCAGCGGATCACCGGCCCGTCCACCTTCAGCCTCAGCGAGGTCGAGACTGCAGCAGATGCGGTCGCGCTCTGACTGAACAAGGCGTGGCAGATCTGCGACTTGCGCTGCGTGACCGCCGATGGCGGGGTAGCGCCCGGGATCGCACGAAGGGGATCGTCCAGCCGACCAGTCAAGGCCAATGACGACGGCGTGACCGCTGCTGCTCCACTCGCCGTTGACATGTATGGGCTGCACCCGCGACAGGCAGGGTCCAGTTCTGTCTTCCTCGATGAGCATCGTGGGCCGGCACCTCAGCCGACGAGCATTCGCGAATGACGCTCATCTCGTTGTATGTTCGCCGAGCGTAGTCATCGGTTCGGCCTGGTCCGCGCCGAGGTCATGCCATTTCTCCCAGGCGGCTTGCTTGCTCAGGTGGAGAGCTGTTGCGATCTCGGCCCAGCTGCGGTTCTCCCGGCGGGCAGTGGCGACCGCATTGAGTTCGGCGGTGTCCAGCAGGGCCCGCACGAAGTGGATGTCTTCGAGCGCTCGTAGTGCAGCCTCTCCGGTGTCCGGGTGCCCGGGGGACGCAGCCGGGTCACGTTGATGCCAGCCGTTGAGCCGCTGCCAGGCACGACGGCCGTCCTGCCACCGAGATCTGCTACCCATAGCCGTCAAGATACCCTGACAGCACCCGTCAAGGAACCCTGACGTTGCAGATTGGATCCCCGCTGACACTGTCACGATGGTCACCGTCACGGGTTGCGACGGTGCTCGCGCCACTGTTTCCGACATGGGTCGACCAGGGTGGTGTCGACGAGCGGGCGCATGTTCGGCGGTCCGGGCGTCGACGTCGGGTGTTCCGGTGCTCCGCGATGGTGGCCTGCCTTCGGTCGCCGACGCCGATGCGGGCGCAGCGTCAGGCCTAAGGCAGATGTCCCTGGTGCAGGCACAGGGCCCGCCCAGTTCGCAGGGCTTCGAAGCATTGGTCGACGCGGCGAGCCATGTGCTCAGGGAGCAGCTGGGGGTATTCCTCGCGGTCGCAGAAGCGTGCCTCGTCGATCTCGACGTGGTCTGGCCGGATCCGGACGGGGTCGATGACACCGCCGTCAAACAGCCAGTTGGTCAGTAACGCCGGCTGGCCGTCCGGGAGGGTGTAGGGAACGAGGTCGTTGGCAAGCAGCCGCCCTGCCCTAGCCTCGACACCGATCTCCTCGCGAACCTCGCGTACCGCCCCGTCCGACGGCCACTCGCCGGGCTCCAGCCCGCCGCCGGGAAGCTCCCACTCCTGGTCGCCGTAGGTGGTGTGCACCAGCAGGACACGATCGCGCGCGTCGCGAATGATCAAGCCCGCGCCGCCGACCATCTTCCCACGACGCGTAGTGCTCCTCCGGCGAAAGCGGCTGTGCTTGCGTCATGCCGGGCGAGAATACCCATACCCGACATGACTGTTACTGCGGGTAGCCCTTCACTCTCCAGAGGCGACGCCAGCAACTTCGAGCAATCGCCGGGTCGCCGCAGTCATGTGGTCCTGGATCGGCTTGCGGCGCCGATGACCCGAGCATGGCATCTGCTCTGGCGAACTCCCACCGCCCACCTCCTACCGCGCGATACTCGACGGCCACCGCAGGAAAGTTTTTTGACAATGGGTACGGTCCGCGCGGCTAGTAGGTGTAGGCACCCTGCGAATCGATGAGGATCAACAACATGGGACCCGGACACGACGATCTCGGCACCGCGGCCTGGCAGCTCCTGCCCCGGCTCCAGCGAGCCTGCCGGTGCCGGCTCGAGCGCGCCGGCACTTCGGATGCAGCAGCACTTGATGATCTTTGCGGCTTTTCCGAAGACGCGGCCGCGGACCTGACGCGGCGGGCGACGCAGCTCGTAATGGTGCCACGGCCGTGGAGCCAGTCCGAGCTGATGTTTCTGCTGTGGAAGGTGTTGTCGCAGCTCCCAGTTCACCTTCGTAACCGCCCCTTCGGCCTAGCTCGGGGCCTCGATCCGGACCTCGAGGCCCTGGTGCCGCTCAGTTTTGTCAACGAGAGCACACCAAACCTGCGGGTGGTCAGCTACATCGACCCGGGCAGGGACGCCGCGAAGTCCTACATCAGCCTGCTGTCGCATTGGCAGGCGGTGTCGAACCTGCAGCCCGGAGAAGCACCGGCGCGATCAATCCGGTCCGCGGGCAGCGTGACTCGGGCGGCTCGCGAGACGCGCCGGTCGATGTTGTACGACCCGCCGGAGGTCAGCCGTGCCGCGATCGGGGCATTCGCGGCCACCTGGCTTGGCCGCAGACCGACCGCGAAGACGATCGAACACGTCGGGGAAGCGATCTTGTTCGCCGACCTGGACGATGAGCACGACAACGCCACAGTCAAGCACCAGCTCCAGGAGGAC
Encoded proteins:
- a CDS encoding NUDIX hydrolase; its protein translation is MVGGAGLIIRDARDRVLLVHTTYGDQEWELPGGGLEPGEWPSDGAVREVREEIGVEARAGRLLANDLVPYTLPDGQPALLTNWLFDGGVIDPVRIRPDHVEIDEARFCDREEYPQLLPEHMARRVDQCFEALRTGRALCLHQGHLP